A genomic window from Dermacentor silvarum isolate Dsil-2018 chromosome 9, BIME_Dsil_1.4, whole genome shotgun sequence includes:
- the LOC119463657 gene encoding uncharacterized protein LOC119463657: MSDWNAFRRQEIAPTIEDLEKWTRSLVDAVARVSTEVETDESIPTMDTRLAHLIEARQSLQRRWKRMRHNRTLRKRIAHLGREIEKYSTQLCVQQWHAICNEADGQLHASQEWEVRRAVQKLNCKSASGPDLFHNKTLRSLGDVAITALTNFYNDCWRSGTLPKQWRTARTILIPKPNKPPSIENLRPISLTSCAGKVLEHVLNNRWQSYMEEHDAYPAAMLGFRAR; the protein is encoded by the exons atgTCGGATTGGAACGCCTTCCGCCGGCAGGAGATTGCGCCCACCATTGAGGACCTCGAAAAGTGGACGCGCAGCCTGGTAGACGCGGTGGCGCGTGTGAGCACGGAAGTGGAGACGGACGAATCGATCCCCACTATGGACACTCGACTGGCCCACCTGATTGAGGCACGACAATCACTGCAACGCCGATGGAAGCGCATGCGGCACAACAGAACACTGCGCAAGCGCATCGCCCACCTCGGCCGCGAAATCGAAAAATACAGCacgcagctctgcgtgcagcagtGGCATGCCATCTGTAACGAAGCCGACGGGCAGCTGCATGCCAGCC AAGAATGGGAGGTCCGCCGAGCGGTGCAAAAGCTGAACTGCAAGTCGGCATCCGGCCCGGACCTGTTCCACAATAAAACCCTGCGAAGCCTTGGCGACGTGGCCATCACGGCCCTTACGAATTTCTACAACGACTGTTGGCGCTCCGGCACGCTGCCCAAGCAGTGGCGGACCGCCCGAACGATATTGATCCCTAAACCCAACAAGCCGCCCAGCATTGAGAATCTCCGGCcgatctccctgacgtcatgcgCGGGCAAGGTGCTGGAGCACGTGCTAAACAACCGTTGGCAGAGTTACATGGAAGAGCACGACGCGTACCCTGCGGCGATGCTGGGCTTTCGGGCCCGGTGA